A region from the Pseudomonas sp. Teo4 genome encodes:
- a CDS encoding dihydrofolate reductase encodes MTTSLPLSLIAALAENRVIGIDNSMPWHLPGDFKYFKATTLGKPIIMGRKTWDSLGRPLPGRLNIVVSRQPGLQLAGAEVFASLEAALERAEQWAREQGVDELMLIGGAQLYGQALEKGLVSRMYLTRVELSPEGDAWFPEFDRAQWALHSTDPQPAEGQGPAYHFEVWDKA; translated from the coding sequence ATGACTACCTCACTCCCCCTCAGCCTGATTGCGGCGCTCGCCGAGAACCGCGTAATCGGCATCGACAATTCCATGCCCTGGCATTTGCCGGGGGATTTCAAATATTTCAAGGCCACCACCCTGGGCAAGCCGATCATCATGGGGCGCAAGACCTGGGATTCTCTGGGGCGACCGCTGCCGGGGCGTTTGAACATCGTTGTCAGCCGCCAACCGGGCCTGCAACTGGCCGGGGCCGAGGTGTTCGCTTCGCTGGAAGCAGCCTTGGAGCGTGCTGAGCAATGGGCGCGCGAGCAGGGTGTCGATGAGCTGATGTTGATCGGCGGGGCGCAACTGTACGGGCAGGCGCTGGAGAAGGGGCTTGTGAGCCGGATGTACCTGACCCGCGTGGAGTTGTCTCCGGAAGGGGATGCCTGGTTCCCTGAGTTCGACAGGGCGCAGTGGGCGCTGCACTCGACTGACCCGCAACCCGCCGAGGGCCAGGGGCCCGCGTACCACTTCGAGGTGTGGGACAAGGCTTGA